From Cinclus cinclus chromosome 2, bCinCin1.1, whole genome shotgun sequence, one genomic window encodes:
- the PRSS23 gene encoding serine protease 23, with protein sequence MAALSTLILLLCAAKDVMPSSPHWKPTWPSYRVPVILPQSTLNLDKPQFDAEARLEVVSPCGPACHKSSPLPTYEEVKNYLSYETLYANGSLTETEVGIYILSSSSDGSRGRSRTKRQIYGYDSRFSIFGKDFLLNYPFSTSVKLSTGCTGTLVAEKHVLTAAHCIHDGKSYVKGAQKLRVGFLKPKQKDGGKGSNITNSAMPEKMKFQWIRVKRTHVPKGWIKGNANDIGMDYDYALLELKKPHKRKFMKIGVSPPARHLPGGRIHFSGYDNDRPGNLVYRFCDVKDETYDLLYQQCDAQPGASGSGVYVRMWKRQNHKWERKIIGIFSGHQWVDMNGTPQDFNVAVRITPLKYAQICYWIKGNYLDCREG encoded by the coding sequence ATGGCAGCCTTGTCCACTTTAATCCTCCTTTTGTGTGCTGCTAAAGATGTGATGCCATCCAGTCCTCACTGGAAGCCAACTTGGCCATCTTACAGAGTTCCCGTTATCCTGCCGCAGTCTACCCTGAACTTGGACAAACCACAGTTTGATGCTGAAGCCAGACTGGAAGTGGTATCTCCATGTGGCCCAGCATGCCACAAAAGTTCTCCGCTGCCAACTTACGAAGAAGTGAAGAATTACCTGTCCTATGAAACCTTGTACGCTAACGGCAGCCTCACTGAAACTGAAGTGGGCATATatattctgagcagcagcagcgatgGGTCTCGAGGCAGATCTCGAACTAAGAGGCAGATCTATGGCTATGACAGCAGGTTTAGCATTTTTGGGAAAGATTTCTTGTTGAATTACCCATTCTCCACATCGGTGAAGCTCTCTACAGGTTGCACGGGGACGCTGGTGGCTGAGAAGCATGTTCTTACTGCCGCTCATTGTATCCATGATGGAAAGAGTTACGTCAAAGGGGCTCAGAAACTGCGGGTGGGGTTCCTAAAGCCCAAACAGAAAGATGGCGGCAAAGGGTCCAATATCACCAACTCGGCAATGcctgagaaaatgaaattccaGTGGATCCGAGTGAAACGGACGCATGTCCCCAAAGGATGGATCAAAGGCAATGCCAATGACATTGGCATGGATTATGACTACgccctgctggagctgaagAAGCCACACAAAAGAAAGTTTATGAAGATAGGCGTGAGCCCACCAGCAAGACACCTACCTGGAGGGAGGATTCACTTCTCTGGCTACGACAATGACCGTCCAGGAAACCTGGTTTACCGCTTCTGTGATGTCAAAGATGAAACCTACGACCTGTTGTACCAGCAGTGCGATGCCCAGCCGGGTGCGAGTGGATCTGGGGTATATGTGAGGATGTGGAAGAGGCAGAATCACAAATGGGAGCGAAAAATTATTGGTATATTTTCAGGCCATCAGTGGGTGGACATGAATGGCACCCCACAGGATTTCAATGTAGCTGTTCGCATTACACCCCTCAAATACGCACAGATCTGTTACTGGATCAAAGGCAACTACCTTGACTGCAGGGAAGGATAA